The nucleotide sequence TTTTGCCTATCAAATGATGTTTGCCATTATTACTCCAGCATTGATGACAGGTGCCTTTGCCGGACGATTCAAGTTCCCAGCTTATCTCAAATTTATCATTTTATGGAGTTTGCTGGTTTACATTCCTGTCGCTCATTGGGTCTGGGGCAACGGCTTTATGGCATCTATGGGGGTGGTTGATTTTGCTGGTGGCCTGGTGGTCCACACTACCGCGGGTATTTCTGCGCTGACAGTGGCTATGTATGTGGGTAAACGCAAAAGTACTAAAGAAGGCAAGAAAGAGGCTCCGACAAACTTACCACTGGTTGCTGTAGGCGCTGGACTCCTATGGTTTGGTTGGTTTGGCTTTAATTCTGGCGGTGCTTATGCTGCCAATGAGCTGGCGGCTTATGCCTTTACCAATACCACGTTAGCAGGTTCTACCGCGATGTTAGTGTGGATGTTTTGGGATTGGCGCGAACACGGTAAACCCTCTTTTTCAGGCGTATTAGTCGGTGCTGTTGCTGGTTTAGCAACGATCACACCCGCAGCAGGTTATGTGGAGCCAAGTTCTGCACTGCTTATTGGGGCTATAGGTGCTACGGCTTGTTACTTCGCCAAGTATGTGCAACAAAAGCTGGATATTGATGATGCGCTAGAAGTTTGGCGTGCCCATGGTGTTGGGGGGATCACTGGATCGCTACTTATTGGTATTTTTGCCAGTGATGCAATAGATAAAGTCGATGCTGGTATGCCGCAATTTTTTGTACAATTATTCGCTGTGATTTTTATTACTGTTTATGCCTGGTTGCTGACGACCTTGATCCTTAAGCTTGTCAATTATAATGGTGAGTTAAAGACTTCGGATGATGAGCAGGAGCAAGGTCTTGATTTTGCTGAGTTTGGTGAAGAGGCTTACCATAATGGAGATAATGTTGAGGACCAAATGATGGATGATGGAAGCAAAATTGATAAAGCGGAATAATCTACTTATTGAGCGTATGACACATGTAATACGCTCAGGATCAGTTTTACTGAATTTTTTGCTAAACATGAAAGCTTGCAGTCACATCTATATCCGCTCATTGACCTCTTCGATTTGACTTAGCTAATTGGAACACCACTATTATTAATCAATAATAGTGGTGTTCCAATTTTCATCTTTATCTCCTAGATTTTAGACTTGAGATTTGCAAAGTTACTTTTGATTTTTTATGGCTTTGACCAACGCAACTATTGCAATAAGCAAACTTGTTATTACGGTAATTAGACTCGTAATATCATTCAATTCATACTCCTTTAAAATTAAAGAAAACCTGTCTATACGGAGGTTATTTTATTTGAGTATAAATTTAACATAGTCCTTAGCTTTTATAAGGTACAAGCTAATTCTCTGCCAAGGATGGCTTTACAGCGTCTCGAAGAAGTATCTTCACCATTAAGTTTAATCACACTTAAAGCTCAACGCCTGCTTCATCCTCAACAACTATCTCAGTTTCCTCTAGTGCTGCTGCGATCCAGCGTTGCATTTCAGGGCTTTCAGTCACATGTTTCATGTAGCAGCGTGCGTTGTCGGATACTGGAATGCCGTATGATTGAAAGCGCATCACAACAGGGGCGAACATCATGTCGCAGATAGACCAAGTGCCGAATAGCCAGCTGCCGGTGTTGTCTGTGTCGAATGCTTCCATCTGGCTGGACCAGATATCATCGATGCGCTGAACATCTTTTTTAGCAGCGTCACTGAGCAGGATACAGCGGGTGGCGCGGACATTCATCGGCAGTTCATCACGCAGGGCGTTAAAGCCTGAATGCATCTCGCAGGCGATGGAGCGGGCCTTAGCTTTTTGGCTTGGATTATTGGGCCAAGCGGCGCCTGATATATAAGTATCATTGATGTATTCGCAAATCGCTAACGAATCCCATACTCTGATCTCTCCGTCGACTAAGGCCGGTACTTTCAAGTTAGGTGATATGCCTTCTAGTTGGTGATAAAAGTCGGGAGTAAAGAGCTGTAGTTTCACCTCATTGAAAGCTATTTCTGATTTTTCAAGCATTAACCAGGCTCTTAGTGACCAACTAGAGTAATTTTTATTACCTATATAAAGTTCCATCTCATCTCCCTAATCTTGCCATTAGTGTTGTAACTGTTTTGCTACTATATGAGCTTGTGCTTATGGTGACTAACGAATAGATTTGATATTATCTATTAATAATTCGAATGGGTTAATCGATTTACGAGGAACTATGGATATTGATTCGCTAAGAAGTTTTATCGCCTTTGTAGAGACAGGGAGTTTTACCCGAGCAGCAAAACAAACCCACAAAACTCAATCTGCGGTGAGCATGCAGATGAAACGTTTGGAGGCGGAGTTGGGTAAAGGCTTGTTTGAAAAGGAAGGGAGAAACTTAATTCTCTCAGTTCAAGGTCGACGGCTGGCTTTGTACGCGAAGCCGATACTGCAATTACATGACCAAACCGTAGCGGCACTGAAATCATCGGATGTGAGGCCACGTTTGCACCTTGGCTGCCCCGATGATTACGCCGATACGATTTTACCGTCCATCGTCAAGCTGTTGCACCTCTATTTACCTAAGTTAGAGTTACTCGTTACCAGTGCCTCCAGTTATCTTATTAGAGTGATGTTGGACTGTGGTGAGCTTGATGCGGCCATTGTGACCCGTTTGCCAGATTCAGATGAAGGTTATCTGCTGACAACTGATGTCGGTGTGTGGATTGGGAGTGAAGAGTTCGAGCTTATTGCGCAAGACTCATTACCTATAATTCTGTTTCAAAAAGATTGTAAGTTTCATTTAGCGGCCATCGACGGTTTGATGAAGCTGGGAAGGGAATATTGTTTGATGGCTTCGAGCAGCAGTGCAACGGCAATCAAGGGCATGGTTAAGCAGGGGATTGGACTTGGAGTGATGGCAAAATTGAGTGCGGGTAGTGATAGCTTAATTATAGAGTCTGATCGTCTGCCACCATTACCCAGCGTTGGTATTGCATTGGTGATCTCCTCCCGCGCTCATTCGCCTTTTTCAGCGGAGTTAGCGCAGCAAGTGGTGAAGGGGTTTGCAGAGATGAAAATTGATGGGTAAAGCAAAACCCCAGGTGCTAGAAAGCTAGCACTAGAACCTAGGTTACTGAATCTATGGATATCTACTAGGGTTTAGTCTTGTAGTCAAAGCGCATGGGCAATCCTTTCCTCATCACCAACAGGGTGATCTCCTTTTGGGCTAGCGCATCCCACAGTGGATTAGCACCTTCATGTACCCACTGATTGTTTGCCTGTAATACCACATCACCGGATTGGAGTCCTAAGGTTTTGTAAAACTCATTCCTGTCGATGTCGGTGAGCTTTAACAGATGTACCCCTTCAATTTGATGCTCAGTGGCATGAAAATGTTGCGCCAGTTTCTCTTTGTTTTGCAAATGTTGCGATAGCCAATTCTTGGACAGCTGCATTTTGGCTGTGATGGGCAGTTGTTTAAATCTTTCGGCTTGGGCGCTGGAGTCTACTCCACGGTGTGGATGGTTTTGCTTGCTTTCGATACTTGGCGAACTCGTCACATCTGTTGACGCGACCCGTTCATTTGGAGTCTGTTTGAGCAACAAAAATTCCATCTGACCGTTATTATTCAGCAGGACTCGGTTAGGCTCTATGGACGTTAATGTTACCTGCTTAGCAATAGTGTCGCTATGCTTATACTCAGTGACCGTTTGGCTTTTAAGATCGCTAAGGTGTGCGCTTGAATCTTGTTTAGACTGATTAATTGAGATTGAAATTAACCCCAAAGGTAAGCTTGAAGGAATGGGTAGGCCTAAACGTAGCAACTCTTGATTGATATAGTAACCATAGCCGTCGGCAGTATTCGCCCCTTTGGTATAGAGACCATTGATAAATAATACCGGCACATTACCCAGTCCTAGGCGCTGAGCAAGCTCACGGTCTGCGTCTATTTTGTCCTGATATTGGTTGAGATCCATACAATGCGTAAAGCTGCTTTTATCTAAGCCCAACTGATTGGCAATGATAAGGTATCGTTCTCTATTTAGCTGGTTGATATTGCTGTATAAGGCTGCCTGATATGCCCACTTCGTATCGGATTCCATGGCACAGAGGTCGGCATTAGCCGCGGCTTTCCCGTAGCGATGGAAGGCTTGCGGAAGATCGTAAAAAACCAGATTAACCAGTTGACCATAGCGGGCTTCTAGCTCCCTGAGTTCAGGTTGTAGTCGAGCACAATGGGAGGACTGATAACTGCAAAACAGAGACAGTGTTATCTCTGCATTTGGGTCGCCTTTAATGGGCTTATCTGTCTGTGGCAGGTGTATTCTTGGCGCAGAAGGGGGAGTCAGTAGTATCTCTATTTCTGCAGGGGCTGAGCTGTTTGTGCTTGAGAGCTGTTGCTCTATTTTTGCCGCTAAAGTGACATTGAGGGCAGCCTTTCTCAATTGGTATTTATGCCACTTGAGATCGAAAAGTTTGAGTTGAATATTGGCATCTATCTCTGCCATCGAAATCAGCTCATTGTCAACCTTGGCAACGATGTCGAGACTCTGGGATTGTGAGCCTAAATTTGTTTGTGCAGCAGTGGGTTTGTCATTGAGTTTAGCTTGCTCCGGATCACTGCATCCAATCAAAAGCAAGGGCAGTAAAAAACTGAGAGAGAAAAGACCTATTTGCATGATGTTGAACCTAATTAACTGCGGGTTTATTCCTGATAAAATCATGGACGCACACGTGCGTCCATGGCGTACATGCACTGCCTATTGAGGCTTATCTGTATTTGAGTTCCACATCAATTCAGAGATTAAACTCTGGGTTGCCACATTAGGGTGGAAACAATCACCTCCATTGATATGTGATGCACCGAATTGGAAGGTACCGCCAGATGGAGTGCTTTCATCAACATACTCAGCCACAACCTCAATACCATTAGGGTTTTGACCATTGCTATTCGTGTTGTAAGCGGTCGCTTCTTCAGCGAGGATGGCGTTATAGCGTTTTTGAGCTGCGGCAACACCGGCGATCCTCGATGCCATGGATTCACCGTTTAAGGTGCCGGATTTGGTTACGATTGAGCACACATCGTAACTGGTCCAGATAGATTCACAGTTGATGTAGGGATCGCCCGCTTGTTTATCTATCCCCGCTTGGCGAATATCTTGCACTCTAGGGACACTACCAAGTAGGACACTGGCGCCTTCTGGCATGCCGGCAACTAAGGTGTTCAGGCCAGTTCGTATCGCTTGACGCCATTCATCATCGCTATAGATGGGATCGTTACAGTTAGCCGGATCGATACAGTCACGACTACAGAGATCGTTACCACCAAAAATTAACTCAACATGATCCGGTGTCGGCGTTTGGGCGACAATGGTGTTAGCCTGAGCGGCAAAACTTGGCTCTGATCCATCCTCTCGGATCCCCGTCAGTTCAGCACCTGTGGCAGCGCTATTGTTGGTATTGATTGAGCTGTCGAGCACCTTGTAGCGGTCATAGACGCTGTTAACAGCAGAGCTTGAACCATCAAACCAAGAGTGTTCGGGTTGATCGCCGCCAGCAAGGCATAGTAGCGACCACCAAGAGCTGTTATAAGTACAATCAGCACCAAAGGCGCGGGTGATACTGTCTCCGACGACGGCGATGTTGGCGACTCCAGCGACGGGTCCCGGTGGAGGCGTGGTCACTTCATTATACGTTTCTACCAATGAAATACCGCTAAAGTTGGAATAACCGTCCATCAGCAGATAATAGGTGCCTGCTTGGATGTTGGTGACGGTACAGGTTTCATTGTTACCGCTTTTATATGGGCGGCAGTCATAGGTCGTCGTGGTTGGTTCTGCGCCAAACCTGAGATAGAGATCAGCATCTCCAGAGCCTCCAGACATGACAATATTGAGATCCTGAGCTCCAGCTGGGACTTCAAAAGTGAATAGGAGTTGTTTGCCACTATTGCCGGTTAAGTTAGTTAGCGGGACTGCATTTTCTAGCATTGTGGTGTTTGATGTTGGTGGCGTTGTGCCTGACTCATCATAACTTGCAGTTAGTGCTAATGCTGAATAGGCTGAGTAGCCTTTTAACATGACATAATAATCGCCAGCTTGAACATTGCTGATGGCGCAGGATTCATTATTACCACTATTGTATGGACGGCAATCGTAGACTGCGTCTGTGGGGGCGTTGCCAAATTTCACATAGAGATCCACATCTCCGCTGCCGCCACTGGTGTTAAAATTTAAATTTGTTGCGCCTTCAGGTACCACTAAAGTGAAGAAAGTTTCGCTTGCTGATGCTCCGCTTAATCCATTGACTGTTGTGCTGTTTTCTAATGCTGTTGCAGCGAATGCATGACCAGATAACATTAAAATGTTGACTGCGAATATGCTTTTGAATTTTTGACTATTAATTAAATTTTTCATCATAGAGTCTCGTCCATTATTCCCCAGAGTATTAAGTTTGTTTTTATTATTAAGCTTGTCTATTTAACAATATTTAACCTAGCAAGAATAAATAACGAACAGTACGCAATAGAGGATAAATGGCTCAAAAGGCGGCAAAAATATCCCTTGAGGTTACTTTCTTATTCAATCTTGCATTGAATAAGAAGTTCTGTGATATTGGGTGCAACAAAAAACAACCGACATTTGTCATTTATTGGATAGAGGTGTTAGGTGAAAAACCTCATCGTTTCAAATAATTACTTTGCCCTGATATCTGGTTACTTAAATAAATTGAAACGACAGCATGCGGATATAGATGAGCTGTCCGATAGCGGAACCGTGAGTATTCAGCTAAGCGAATTGAAGCCGGTTTATGTGATTGATGATATTGAGTGCCTCATTAAGCAGATCACCTTAATATCCAATGATCTCTCTTTTGGCTTGAATATTGGAGAGAATATTCACCCTTCAGATTACGGCCTGGTGGGTTATGCGTTAATGAATTGCCCCAATCTGAATACCGCGCTAAGCCTCTCTTCAAAATACAAGTCAGTTATGAATCAGGCATTTGAATCTTGTTTTATCAAAGGAGAAACTGACTCAAGTTATCAAGTTAAAACGGTTCTTGATGATGAATACCTTGCTTCATTAATTGAGCTAGATTTTGCATCCGGTATTCAGCTGGCTAAGTTGCTAGTGGATAAACAAGATCTGCCCCAACTTAAGTTACGCCAAGTTAATTTTCGACATGGTCCATTGAGCTCTCCCTCTCATTATCTGCGGGTATTTAATTGTCCTGTTCACTTTTATCAGGATAAGAGCGAGATTATTATTGCTCATAGTGTATTGGCACTGCAGGTTCGATCGGCAAATTCTGCAATATTGGACATGTTAATAAGAAAAATAGATCAAGCGGTAAAATCTTATTCCTTAGGACTGACATTCAGTCATAAGGTTATCTGCTATGTGACTAATAGTAGAGGCTGTATACCTAGCGCGAAGCAAGCAGCTCGCAACTTTAATATTAGTTTAAGTACCCTTAAAAAGCGTTTGATGTCAGAAGGAAGAAACTATTCTGAAATTTGTGATTCAATTAGGAAAAATTTGGCGATTAAAATGGTCACAAATCCCATCGTACAAATTAAAGCTGTGTATTGTTCTTTAAATTTCTCCAGTTCGAGCGCGTTTAATCGTGCTTTTAAACGCTGGACATCCATGACACCGACTCAATATCGTCAAAGAGCCATCGCTAAAGAGCGACTCAAGGTGGGACCACCTCTCCCTGATAGTCTCAATAACAGATAGTCTGGTCGCTGAAGCTATTGGCTAAATGGACTAGCTAAGTCCATGAATTCTTGTTTTGTTTTCTCTATCAATATTTAGGTATTACTCGCTTAACACATTCGAATTTAGTTTCGACTCGAAACGTATTTGACATGTACAATATTTGTCTATAAATTACTAGTATCGATTCGAAACGAATTGATCAAGGCTATTGTTTCGAGTTATTTTAAAACTACCAATGAGGTTGATATGGCAAATTTAAATCCGGTTGATATAGCGAATGCTTCTGATGAACAGAAGCAATTATTTAATGAAGTGAAGGGCGCGTTTGGGGCAGTGCCGAATATGTTCAAAACGATAGGACATTCATCAGCTGCACTTGAGAGCATGTGGACCTCTTTTGGCGCATTGGGTAAGGGCGGTATTTCTCCAGCACTTGGGGAGCAGATTGCTGTGTTAGTGGCAGATATTAATCGTTGTGAATATTGTCTTTCGGCACACACCGTTTTAGGCAAAAATGCCGGAGTGACTGAGGAGGAGATGACGTTGGCTCAACGTGGTACTTCGCATGATCCTAAGGTGCAAGTAGCGTTAGACTTTGCCAGA is from Shewanella sp. MTB7 and encodes:
- a CDS encoding pre-peptidase C-terminal domain-containing protein, translating into MMKNLINSQKFKSIFAVNILMLSGHAFAATALENSTTVNGLSGASASETFFTLVVPEGATNLNFNTSGGSGDVDLYVKFGNAPTDAVYDCRPYNSGNNESCAISNVQAGDYYVMLKGYSAYSALALTASYDESGTTPPTSNTTMLENAVPLTNLTGNSGKQLLFTFEVPAGAQDLNIVMSGGSGDADLYLRFGAEPTTTTYDCRPYKSGNNETCTVTNIQAGTYYLLMDGYSNFSGISLVETYNEVTTPPPGPVAGVANIAVVGDSITRAFGADCTYNSSWWSLLCLAGGDQPEHSWFDGSSSAVNSVYDRYKVLDSSINTNNSAATGAELTGIREDGSEPSFAAQANTIVAQTPTPDHVELIFGGNDLCSRDCIDPANCNDPIYSDDEWRQAIRTGLNTLVAGMPEGASVLLGSVPRVQDIRQAGIDKQAGDPYINCESIWTSYDVCSIVTKSGTLNGESMASRIAGVAAAQKRYNAILAEEATAYNTNSNGQNPNGIEVVAEYVDESTPSGGTFQFGASHINGGDCFHPNVATQSLISELMWNSNTDKPQ
- a CDS encoding LysR family transcriptional regulator; this encodes MDIDSLRSFIAFVETGSFTRAAKQTHKTQSAVSMQMKRLEAELGKGLFEKEGRNLILSVQGRRLALYAKPILQLHDQTVAALKSSDVRPRLHLGCPDDYADTILPSIVKLLHLYLPKLELLVTSASSYLIRVMLDCGELDAAIVTRLPDSDEGYLLTTDVGVWIGSEEFELIAQDSLPIILFQKDCKFHLAAIDGLMKLGREYCLMASSSSATAIKGMVKQGIGLGVMAKLSAGSDSLIIESDRLPPLPSVGIALVISSRAHSPFSAELAQQVVKGFAEMKIDG
- a CDS encoding AraC family transcriptional regulator gives rise to the protein MKNLIVSNNYFALISGYLNKLKRQHADIDELSDSGTVSIQLSELKPVYVIDDIECLIKQITLISNDLSFGLNIGENIHPSDYGLVGYALMNCPNLNTALSLSSKYKSVMNQAFESCFIKGETDSSYQVKTVLDDEYLASLIELDFASGIQLAKLLVDKQDLPQLKLRQVNFRHGPLSSPSHYLRVFNCPVHFYQDKSEIIIAHSVLALQVRSANSAILDMLIRKIDQAVKSYSLGLTFSHKVICYVTNSRGCIPSAKQAARNFNISLSTLKKRLMSEGRNYSEICDSIRKNLAIKMVTNPIVQIKAVYCSLNFSSSSAFNRAFKRWTSMTPTQYRQRAIAKERLKVGPPLPDSLNNR
- a CDS encoding thioredoxin domain-containing protein, yielding MQIGLFSLSFLLPLLLIGCSDPEQAKLNDKPTAAQTNLGSQSQSLDIVAKVDNELISMAEIDANIQLKLFDLKWHKYQLRKAALNVTLAAKIEQQLSSTNSSAPAEIEILLTPPSAPRIHLPQTDKPIKGDPNAEITLSLFCSYQSSHCARLQPELRELEARYGQLVNLVFYDLPQAFHRYGKAAANADLCAMESDTKWAYQAALYSNINQLNRERYLIIANQLGLDKSSFTHCMDLNQYQDKIDADRELAQRLGLGNVPVLFINGLYTKGANTADGYGYYINQELLRLGLPIPSSLPLGLISISINQSKQDSSAHLSDLKSQTVTEYKHSDTIAKQVTLTSIEPNRVLLNNNGQMEFLLLKQTPNERVASTDVTSSPSIESKQNHPHRGVDSSAQAERFKQLPITAKMQLSKNWLSQHLQNKEKLAQHFHATEHQIEGVHLLKLTDIDRNEFYKTLGLQSGDVVLQANNQWVHEGANPLWDALAQKEITLLVMRKGLPMRFDYKTKP
- a CDS encoding ammonium transporter — protein: MIMINTGDTAFLLLCTALVLLMTPGLALFYGGMVNEKNMLTIMMQNFICMGVIAILWVFGGFSLAFGSDIGGVIGSLTEFMGFYHIGAEPNDTYAKSVPFILFFAYQMMFAIITPALMTGAFAGRFKFPAYLKFIILWSLLVYIPVAHWVWGNGFMASMGVVDFAGGLVVHTTAGISALTVAMYVGKRKSTKEGKKEAPTNLPLVAVGAGLLWFGWFGFNSGGAYAANELAAYAFTNTTLAGSTAMLVWMFWDWREHGKPSFSGVLVGAVAGLATITPAAGYVEPSSALLIGAIGATACYFAKYVQQKLDIDDALEVWRAHGVGGITGSLLIGIFASDAIDKVDAGMPQFFVQLFAVIFITVYAWLLTTLILKLVNYNGELKTSDDEQEQGLDFAEFGEEAYHNGDNVEDQMMDDGSKIDKAE
- a CDS encoding glutathione S-transferase family protein; its protein translation is MELYIGNKNYSSWSLRAWLMLEKSEIAFNEVKLQLFTPDFYHQLEGISPNLKVPALVDGEIRVWDSLAICEYINDTYISGAAWPNNPSQKAKARSIACEMHSGFNALRDELPMNVRATRCILLSDAAKKDVQRIDDIWSSQMEAFDTDNTGSWLFGTWSICDMMFAPVVMRFQSYGIPVSDNARCYMKHVTESPEMQRWIAAALEETEIVVEDEAGVEL
- a CDS encoding carboxymuconolactone decarboxylase family protein; protein product: MANLNPVDIANASDEQKQLFNEVKGAFGAVPNMFKTIGHSSAALESMWTSFGALGKGGISPALGEQIAVLVADINRCEYCLSAHTVLGKNAGVTEEEMTLAQRGTSHDPKVQVALDFARKLVTQHGQVSRDDIELVKKAGFSDAEVTEILAHVALNIFTNYTNVAFDVEVDFPKVSLS